One region of Oryza sativa Japonica Group chromosome 5, ASM3414082v1 genomic DNA includes:
- the LOC4338856 gene encoding uncharacterized protein, which translates to MSGFAGQRSRPWMGDAAASDQAAAGGVGGGGGDVRDDGDGGAASAAAAKGLGDASTNASAISFGFAATAILISMFLLMAIFEHLIKPSLSSSSSSSSSSSSSSRASHGDGDGHGQSSSSHHAAAAAAGVSPDKLFCTPGKLEVVPAEDLTVLMPGQRYPTFLAQPAPLLPWPREGVRWPPHGHRHCFVPP; encoded by the exons ATGAGTGGCTTCGCGGGGCAGAGGTCGAGGCCGTGGATGGGtgacgcggcggcgtcggaccaggcggcggccggcggcgtaggcggaggcggcggagacgtcagggacgacggcgacggcggcgcagcgtcggcggcggcggcgaaggggctcGGCGACGCGTCCACGAACGCCAGCGCCATCTCGTTCGGCTTCGCGGCGACGGCCATCCTCATCTCCATGTTCCTCCTCATGGCCATCTTCGAGCACCTCATCAAGCCCAGCCTctcctcgtcttcctcgtcgtcgtcgtcgtcctcctcctcctcccgggcctcccacggcgacggcgacgggcacggccagtcgtcgtcgtcccaccacgccgccgccgccgccgccggcgtctcgCCGGACAAGCTCTTCTGTACACCGGGCAAG TTGGAGGTCGTGCCGGCGGAGGATCTGACGGTGCTGATGCCGGGGCAGCGGTATCCGACGTTCCTGGCGCAgccggcgccgctgctcccGTGGCCGAGGGAAGGCGTGCGTTGGCCTCCCCATGGACATCGCCACTGCTTCGTGCCACCGTGA